From the genome of Desulfovibrio psychrotolerans, one region includes:
- a CDS encoding ATP-binding protein, with product MHFPRPFTLQAKFLSGLSVATLLMGVCFAGGFYLHMRTVLEEEVRDKARLIFLQVDSIQRYVRSNLRPRMYGVVPDQFIIEAMSSSYISREIMDGMRNVEGQLYRRVAISARNPDYEANTLERELIDYFRANEDAGLWQGYRDVDGAEFYIMARPVVFTEECMYCHGHPETAPQEIINTYGNRGFDHVVNTIGGVDLVGLSVTNGVARLQRTIFGYFGFFALAAMVFFSVTNLLFKVLVVKNIKRLSTMFRDNLEVTGGTELLNKLVERDEIEELEAGMQELNSHLLEARRQLEGYADRLRDMVEERTGDLMHEAQERRADVELFVRLLADMRSSNSRADLWRLTLPEIGRRFRASSVSYVCTFSSQRHFSWPDEAERPRLPDNWVDLLTDSRTCLDEDSAFIPVESSEGTAEGMLCIHWADRRVAKRQDHDLLQALGRQLGMAAENLTALDNLTRQKATLQSIVEGISDPLVLMDSIYGLIMANQAARDLASELSGGVVTDGALLPLFGCTGGKGDCHMAAALQSGRTHVENVTLEGGRSFALNMYPIVSPAPPDDAGGRPNGGGRIVVYARETTREKRMLARVQQSEKMITVGKLAAGLAHEINNPLGVILCYAELLRQNMAEEQQLQDVDVILRHTRQAQRVLTDLLNFARPKPSSDATCDAGRVAAGIAEVFSVQASKKGITLLTDATPGTAIVAMAESKLEQVLSNLVLNALDAVPESGGQVFMGLHARNGMAHVVVKDNGPGVLGDDMGRIFDPFFTTKAPGAGTGLGLTIVYGIVAEAGGAIDVGNDPVLGGARFEVRLPLVRGDQ from the coding sequence ATGCATTTTCCCCGCCCATTCACGCTTCAGGCCAAATTTCTCAGCGGCCTCTCCGTAGCCACCCTGCTTATGGGGGTCTGCTTTGCCGGGGGCTTTTATCTGCACATGCGCACCGTGCTTGAAGAAGAAGTGCGCGATAAAGCCCGGCTTATCTTCCTGCAGGTGGATTCCATACAGCGCTATGTGCGGTCCAATCTGCGGCCGCGCATGTACGGCGTGGTGCCCGACCAATTTATCATAGAGGCCATGAGTTCCTCCTACATCTCTCGCGAGATTATGGACGGCATGCGCAACGTGGAAGGCCAGCTGTACCGCCGGGTGGCCATCTCTGCCCGTAATCCCGACTACGAAGCCAATACGCTGGAACGCGAGCTCATTGACTATTTTCGCGCCAACGAGGACGCAGGGCTGTGGCAGGGATACCGGGATGTGGACGGGGCCGAATTCTATATCATGGCACGGCCCGTGGTGTTTACCGAGGAGTGCATGTACTGCCACGGACACCCCGAGACCGCCCCGCAGGAAATTATAAATACCTACGGCAACCGCGGATTCGACCATGTGGTGAACACCATAGGGGGAGTGGATCTGGTGGGGCTTTCCGTTACCAACGGGGTGGCGCGGCTGCAGCGTACCATTTTTGGGTATTTCGGCTTTTTCGCCCTTGCCGCTATGGTCTTTTTTTCCGTGACCAACCTGCTTTTCAAGGTGCTGGTGGTGAAGAACATAAAGCGGCTCTCCACCATGTTCCGGGACAACCTTGAAGTGACCGGGGGCACGGAGCTGCTGAACAAGCTGGTTGAGCGGGACGAGATTGAGGAACTGGAAGCGGGCATGCAGGAGCTGAACAGCCATCTGCTGGAAGCGCGCAGGCAACTAGAAGGGTATGCGGACCGACTGCGCGATATGGTGGAGGAACGCACGGGCGACCTGATGCACGAGGCGCAGGAACGCAGGGCAGACGTGGAGCTGTTTGTGCGGCTTTTGGCGGACATGCGTTCCAGCAATTCACGCGCGGACCTGTGGCGGCTCACCCTGCCGGAAATAGGCAGGCGTTTCCGGGCTTCCAGCGTTTCGTATGTCTGCACCTTTTCCTCGCAGCGGCATTTTTCATGGCCTGACGAGGCGGAAAGGCCCCGGCTGCCCGATAACTGGGTGGACCTGCTCACGGACAGCCGCACCTGTCTGGACGAGGACAGCGCGTTCATACCTGTGGAGTCCAGCGAAGGCACGGCAGAGGGCATGCTCTGCATCCACTGGGCGGACCGGCGGGTTGCGAAGCGGCAGGACCACGACCTGTTGCAGGCTTTGGGGCGGCAGCTCGGCATGGCGGCGGAGAACCTGACCGCACTGGACAACCTGACGCGGCAGAAGGCTACGTTGCAGTCCATTGTGGAAGGCATTTCCGACCCGCTGGTGCTCATGGATTCCATTTACGGGCTGATTATGGCGAATCAGGCGGCGCGTGACCTTGCCAGCGAACTTTCCGGCGGCGTGGTGACGGACGGCGCGCTGCTTCCCCTGTTCGGCTGCACAGGCGGCAAGGGGGACTGCCACATGGCTGCCGCGTTGCAAAGCGGCAGAACCCACGTGGAGAACGTGACGCTGGAGGGGGGCAGAAGCTTTGCCCTGAACATGTATCCCATTGTTTCTCCGGCGCCGCCTGATGATGCGGGCGGCAGGCCCAACGGAGGCGGACGCATCGTTGTGTACGCCCGCGAGACCACGCGTGAGAAGCGTATGCTGGCACGGGTGCAGCAGAGCGAGAAGATGATAACCGTGGGCAAGCTTGCCGCCGGTCTGGCCCATGAGATTAACAACCCGCTGGGTGTGATTTTGTGCTATGCGGAACTGCTGCGCCAGAATATGGCGGAAGAACAGCAGCTGCAGGACGTGGATGTGATTCTGCGGCATACGCGGCAGGCACAGCGCGTGCTCACGGACCTGCTCAATTTTGCACGGCCCAAGCCTTCTTCCGATGCCACATGTGATGCGGGACGCGTGGCTGCTGGCATTGCAGAGGTATTTTCCGTGCAGGCTTCCAAGAAGGGCATTACCCTGTTGACGGATGCCACGCCCGGAACAGCCATTGTGGCCATGGCGGAGAGCAAGCTGGAACAGGTGCTCTCCAACCTTGTGCTGAATGCGCTGGATGCCGTGCCGGAATCCGGCGGGCAGGTCTTTATGGGACTGCATGCCAGAAACGGCATGGCGCATGTGGTGGTCAAGGACAACGGGCCCGGTGTTCTGGGCGACGACATGGGGCGGATTTTTGACCCGTTTTTCACCACCAAGGCTCCGGGGGCGGGCACGGGGCTTGGTTTGACCATTGTCTACGGCATAGTGGCCGAGGCGGGCGGAGCCATTGACGTGGGCAACGACCCTGTTCTGGGCGGCGCACGGTTTGAGGTGCGTCTGCCGCTGGTACGCGGGGACCAGTGA
- a CDS encoding sigma-54-dependent transcriptional regulator: MSVAVAEGQRISLGMLIVDDEKDFARGLARLITGRFKDLRVEMAHSGAQALAMLQGGGFHIMMTDLRMPEMTGMELLTNALKLQPDISMVMLTAHGTIETAVQALKAGAYDFLTKPIEPDQLFHIVRKGMERATLLVENKRLRQMVDSGSTGELVGESSVMQRLRYVVQAVAGSDYTVLVRGESGTGKELVARLIHRMSNRAEMPFMAVNCPAIPEHLLESELFGHMKGAFTGADQDRKGLFASADRGTLLLDEIGDISASIQIKLLRVLQDGEIRPVGSNTSISVSTRVVASTNQDLEARIADKTFREDLYYRLNVLSVSVPPLRERTEDIPLLVHHFLRLACRDMGVAEKSVTPEVLDYLTAKPWHGNVRELQSYVRRLVVFCVGDTVDMGLVYHVEQGAQPSFVSSAGGRASVAGGMGPYKEAKGRVTDEFTKNYVRDLLASTGGNISEAARVSGLSRVALQKILARLDIDASSFR, translated from the coding sequence ATGTCTGTAGCTGTTGCGGAAGGCCAGAGAATAAGCCTTGGCATGCTCATAGTGGACGATGAGAAGGATTTTGCCCGTGGTCTGGCCCGGCTCATTACCGGCCGGTTCAAAGACCTGCGGGTGGAAATGGCCCACAGCGGCGCGCAGGCCCTTGCCATGCTGCAGGGGGGCGGTTTTCACATTATGATGACCGACCTGCGCATGCCGGAGATGACGGGCATGGAGCTGCTCACCAATGCGCTGAAGCTGCAGCCGGATATTTCCATGGTCATGCTGACCGCCCACGGAACCATAGAGACGGCGGTGCAGGCACTCAAGGCGGGCGCGTATGATTTTCTGACCAAGCCCATTGAGCCGGACCAGCTTTTTCATATTGTCCGCAAAGGGATGGAGCGGGCCACGCTGCTTGTGGAAAACAAGCGGCTGCGCCAGATGGTGGACAGCGGTTCCACGGGTGAACTGGTGGGGGAGTCGTCCGTTATGCAGCGTCTGCGCTATGTGGTGCAGGCGGTGGCGGGGTCTGACTACACGGTGCTGGTGCGCGGCGAATCGGGCACGGGCAAGGAACTGGTGGCCCGGCTTATCCACCGCATGAGCAACAGGGCGGAGATGCCGTTCATGGCTGTGAACTGCCCGGCCATACCGGAGCACCTGCTGGAGAGCGAGCTGTTCGGCCATATGAAGGGGGCCTTTACCGGAGCCGATCAGGACCGCAAGGGGCTGTTTGCCTCTGCGGACAGGGGCACCCTGCTGCTGGACGAAATCGGTGATATTTCCGCCAGCATACAGATAAAGCTGCTGCGCGTGCTGCAGGACGGCGAGATACGCCCCGTGGGGTCCAACACCTCCATCTCTGTGAGCACGCGGGTGGTGGCTTCTACCAATCAGGATCTGGAAGCCCGCATCGCGGACAAGACGTTTCGTGAAGATTTGTACTACCGTCTGAACGTGCTCTCGGTTTCCGTGCCGCCCCTGCGGGAGCGCACCGAGGACATTCCGCTGCTTGTGCACCATTTTCTGCGACTTGCCTGCCGGGACATGGGGGTTGCGGAAAAGTCCGTGACGCCGGAGGTGCTGGATTATCTGACCGCGAAGCCGTGGCACGGCAACGTGCGTGAACTGCAAAGCTACGTGCGCAGGCTGGTGGTGTTCTGCGTGGGCGACACGGTGGACATGGGGCTGGTGTACCATGTGGAACAGGGGGCGCAGCCCTCGTTTGTGTCGTCTGCGGGCGGGCGGGCATCTGTTGCGGGCGGGATGGGGCCGTATAAGGAAGCCAAGGGCAGGGTGACGGACGAGTTTACCAAGAATTACGTGCGTGACCTGCTTGCCTCCACGGGGGGCAACATATCGGAGGCGGCGCGTGTATCCGGTCTTTCGCGCGTGGCGTTGCAGAAGATTCTGGCCCGGCTGGACATAGACGCTTCCAGCTTTCGATGA